In a single window of the Papaver somniferum cultivar HN1 chromosome 8, ASM357369v1, whole genome shotgun sequence genome:
- the LOC113305211 gene encoding glycine-rich cell wall structural protein 1.0-like produces the protein MTLYEMFLQIFATRLRKFRNIERADQLRIATAAVEAINPQVAPPITDLVDPKREYRYWRVAEASAFFDDFISHCCLEQQEDICDSSGGDGWGDGFGCGGASASGSGGRGNASGSSAAGGGKGSTGGGAGGDTMDVRMILMLVSVVEVVFVVEICIYAGKGDDGCHGSCGANDDSGGTGGNNSGVRSGGSGSGDDTGDGNGGGGRDDPCPGGGASGDGGFNL, from the exons ATGACCTTGTACGAGATGTTTTTGCAGATATTTGCTACAAGGCTG CGGAAATTTCGCAATATCGAAAGGGCTGATCAATTGAGGATTGCTACAGCAGCTGTTGAAGCAATCAATCCGCAG GTTGCACCTCCAATAACTGATTTAGTGGACCCCAAGAGAGAGTACCGTTACTGGAGAGTTGCTGAGGCTAGTGccttttttgatgattttatttcaCATTGTT GCTTAGAACAACAAGAAGATATTTGCGATAGCAGTGGCGGTGATGGTTGGGGCGACGGTTTTGGTTGCGGTGGCGCTAGTGCTAGTGGTAGTGGCGGCAGGGGCAATGCTAGTGGCAGTAGTGCTGCTGGTGGTGGTAAAGGCAGtactggtggtggtgctggtggagACACCATGGACGTAAGGATGATCCTGATGCTTGTGTCGGTAGTAGAG GTGGTATTTGTGGTGGAGATATGTATATATGCTGGTAAAGGTGATGATGGTTGTCACGGTAGCTGCGGTGCTAATGACGATAGTGGTGGTACCGGTGGCAATAATAGTGGTGTACGTAGTGGCGGCAGTGGTAGTGGTGATGATACTGGTGATGGAAATGGTGGTGGAGGCAG GGATGATCCTTGCCCTGGTGGCGGTGCTAGTGGCGATGGTGGTTTTAATTTATAA